GCCGCCTCGAAGAACCTCGCCGGCAAGCTGAAGGAGCTCGCCTCCGAGGAACTGGAAGCAGGTATCCAGGATCTCGAGATCGCCGAGGGCGCGGTGCGGGTCGCCGGCACCGACCGGTCGATCGACTTCGCGGCCCTGGCGGCCTTGCCGAAGGCCACCGAGGCGATGCGGACGGGCCAGGGCGACTTCGTGCCGCCGAGCGCGACCTACCCGAACGGTACCCACGTCGCCGAGGTCGAGATCGACCCCGATACCGGCATCACCACGATCGTGCGCTACACCGTCTGCGACGATTTCGGCATCGTGGTGAACCCGTTGCTGCTGGCCGGCCAGGTCCATGGCGGGGTGGCGCAGGGCATCGGCCAGGCGCTGCACGAGCGCACGGTCTATGACGAGGCCGGCCAGCTCCTGACCGCGAGCTTCATGGACTACGCCATGCCGCGGGCCGGAGACGTGCCGTTCTTCCACTTCGAGACGAAGAACGTGCCCTCGACCACCAACCCGATGGGCATCAAGGGCGCCGGCGAGGCCGGCAGCATCGGCTCCTGCCCGGCGGTGATGAACGCGGTGGTCGATGCCCTCGACCGCAGCGTGGGCCTGCGCGACATGGACATGCCGGCGACGCCGGCGCGGATGTTCGCGGCCCTTGAGCCCTTGCGCAAGGCCGCCGCCGCCTGACGGCGACGGTTCGGACGCGATGATGCTGCGGCGCTCGGCTTCCTGGCCGGGCGCCGTTTTCATGGAGGCGTCAATCCAGCCTCCGGTACCTGACGATATTCGATCGGCGCCTGCCGATTCGATGCCAACGGTCGTTGGAACCGGCTGCTTATATCAGCCGATCTGCGAAATCTGACTATCGTCAAAGACCAATCATCTTGGTCTTGCGAGTCGCCGATTTCGGCCCAACCCGGTCTCATCGAGCCAGTTCTCCGCATCCCGGAAGCCGCCATTTGAATGCGGCCCGTGCTCAATCGACAATGAATAATTTTGCACCTGTGCGAGTCGACGAGCGATGTGCGGCATCGCCGAAATCCGAAACTTGATAACTCATGCCGGGCACAAGCGTGAAAGTGCGGCCGTCACGCAGCTCCGTCTCGAGCTCCCCCTCGATGACGAGAAGAATGTGGCCGCGATCGCACCAATGATCGGCAATATAACCAGGTGAATATTCGACCATGCGGACGCGGATATCGCCGATCTGGAATGTACGCCAGAGCGCGCTGCCGACTTCACCGGAATGCTCGGATGCCGGAACCGCGGACCAATCGACAACAGTGAACGGAAGTCCAGGTATTTTCATATCATCACCGCCATGATCGATCGATCGATCGTGCGATGCGTGCTTGAATTTGTCACTCCATTTCGGAGATGAATTTTGGCGGCGATCGCGAGTCTTCGTCTCGGGATCGGGCGGACAGGACAAACGTATGGCGGCGTCCCGGGCCGGTCTTGCCGATGCAGGAAGGCGCGAGACGCGGCACGGCCTGTGGAGCGCGGGCGGCGTCGCGCCACCAGGGCGTCTCGCCCCGGCGGCGCTCGCCCGGTCAGCAACTGAGCTTGCGGCCCTCGCGGAAGCCGTGGACCTGGAAGTGCTTGTAGCCGGACTCCATCTTGCCGGCGAGTACGGCGCGGGCCACGTCCGGGTTGCAGCGCAGGTACTCGCGCTCGTTGAACGCCGCGGCGCCACGGGGCGGCCCCTGATCGCGATAGTCCCGGTCGCGGTCGCGAGAGCCGTAATCGCGGTCGCGGCGGTAATCGTCGCGCCGGCCGTAATCGTCGCCGCGATCCCGGTAGCCGCGGTCGCGATAGTCCCGGTCGCGGTAGTCGCCGTCGCGGCTGCGATACTCGCGGTCGCGGGAGCCGTAATCCGGCCCCCATGACTGGGCCGAGGCGGTTCCCACCGCGCCGATCAGGCCCAATCCTACGACCGCCACCACCCCAATCGTCCTCATCTGCCGTCATCCCCCTTCATGCAAGGCGCTTCGTCGCCGCTGGGGAAGCTAGAGCAATCAGGGCCGAAAGGGATAGCGCCGTCATGTCTCGGGACGGTGGTGGTCTGCGCAGAGA
This sequence is a window from Methylobacterium sp. SyP6R. Protein-coding genes within it:
- a CDS encoding DHCW motif cupin fold protein yields the protein MKIPGLPFTVVDWSAVPASEHSGEVGSALWRTFQIGDIRVRMVEYSPGYIADHWCDRGHILLVIEGELETELRDGRTFTLVPGMSYQVSDFGDAAHRSSTRTGAKLFIVD